The genomic interval NNNNNNNNNNNNNNNNNNNNNNNNNNNNNNNNNNNNNNNNNNNNNNNNNNNNNNNNNNNNNNNNNNNNNNNNNNNNNNNNNNNNNNNNNNNNNNNNNNNNNNNNNNNNNNNNNNNNNNNNNNNNNNNNNNNNNNNNNNNNNNNNNNNNNNNNNNNNNNNNNNNNNNNNNNNNNNNNNNNNNNNNNNNNNCTAATAAATGTGTTCCTGATTTTGCAGGTGCTTACCAACAAATTGTTCAACCATGAGTGAAACATTGCTTCTGTCTACGGTGGAATAATTTACCAGACGCAGCCGTGGTCGGTGTCCTACGCACGCTGCTTGAGGAATGGACATTTCGTAGGATGTTCCTTTAGCCTGTGGATGAAGACAGCTGAAGGCACATCAGCGTGATCTGTCAGCTTTGGTTCCACTTTTTTCATGTTGGGTTGCTAAAGGTTAAGGCCTCTTGTTNNNNNNNNNNNNNNNNNNNNNNNNNNNNNNNNNNNNNNNNNNNNNNNNNNNNNNGTCAAATTATCCTCGCGTTGGTCTTCCTCAAACATGAATAGTCAATAAATTCATCATActcttgttcaaaatttccatacTTTTCCTCCCCCAACCTTTTGTTAATACCTGCTGTAAAGCTTAGGTTTTCATActtttatctttgattttataatttcttgataaaaaaacTTTAACTTAGTTCTGCAGGGCCAGATATTTAAAGAAggatgttttttcttgtttcatgaAAACCCCTGAACATCCTATTATTTTTCCTTCGTGATGTAAGCGTTTTTGGGAACGAGAGTCCTTATCATGGACTTTCATTTACAATGGGCAGGTTGTTTATTGCAAATAAAATAGTGTGGCATGTGTAACCTATAAAAGCACTGTACACAGActtcaataaaaacacacatggtACATGCTGGCATGTAATATTACAGATGTACTTGTGATGTTTGTGAGTTNNNNNNNNNNNNNNNNNNNNNNNNNNNNNNNNNNNNNNNNNNNNNNNNNNNNNNNNNNNNNNNNNNNNNNNNNNNNNNNNNNNNNNNNNNNNNNNNNNNNNNNNNNNNNNNNNNNNNNNNNNNNNNNNNNNNNNNNNNNNNNNNNNNNNNNNNNNNANNNNNNNNNNNNNNNNNNNNNNNNNNNNNNNNNNNNNNNNNNNNNNNNNNNNNNNNNNNNNNNNNNNNNNNNNNNNNNNNNNNNNNNNNNNNNNNNNNNNNNNNNNNNNNNNNNNNNNNNNNNNNNNNNNNNNNNNNNNNNNNNNNNNNNNNNNNNNNNNNNNNNNNNNNNNNNNNNNNNNNNNNNNNNNNNNNNNNNNNNNNNNNNNNNNNNNNNNNNNNNNNNNNNNNNNNNNNNNNNNNNNNNNNNNNNNNNNNNNNNNNNNNNNNNNNNNNNNNNNNNNNNNNNCGAATGATCGACGTTGGTAGTCGTAGTGGGTAGTGACACGTCTGTGTAGCGTAGTCGACNNNNNNNNNNNNNNNNNNNNNNNNNNNNNNNNNNNNNNNNNNNNNNNNNNNNNNNNNNNNNNNNNNNNNNNNNNNNNNNNNNNNNNNNNNNNNNNNNNNNNNGAGGGGGGGAACTGGCTACTTGTTATAATTTTGCATGAGAGGgagtatcaaaattattattaactataaagTCCATTTCTAACTAAAATTTATGGAAATCTTCATGTCCCTGCGCTGCAACGATATCGTTTCAAGTCGCCTTTCTGTTAAAAGGCTGTCACCACGCTTAtctaatgtatgcatacatgcatgagtAATGTCTATTAGTCCACATCTCGTTTTTAGCCTACTACTGTTTTGCGTTCAAGTTGTTTCTAAAATGATACATTGCACATTGTCTGTTATTGACATTNNNNNNNNNNNNNNNNNNNNNNNNNNNNNNNNNNNNNCACCCCAACACTGTTTTTGATCtgagcgaaaaagggaaaaaacagccaTTTTTATCAAATTCAAAAACGCAGGAGGATAAATATATGGAAAACCTTTGgctttgggggataaaaaaaaaaaacaagtattccATACGAAATACTGCAACGTGATGTGCACTGACAAACTAGAAGGAGACTTaacaatatattgataaattgcAAATTAAAAGTATAAGGTCCTCTTTATTTcgccctatcccccccccccaagtattGATTACGTGATAGTTCGTGTTAACATTGCACGATGTATTGGNNNNNNNNNNNNNNNNNNNNNNNNNNNNNNNNNNNNNNNNNNNNNNNNNNNNNNNNNNNNNNNNNNNNNNNNNNNNNNNNNNNNNNNNNNNNNNNNNNNNCCAAATTTCATAGAAAAATAAccatattttaattttggggaaaattttgggggttttcccttggggCCCCCATGCAGGTAGATGCGCACCAAATGGGNNNNNNNNNNNNNNNNNNNNNNNNNNNNNNNNNNNNNNNNNNNNNNNNNNNNNNNNNNNNNNNNNNNNNNNNNNNNNNNNNNNNNNNNNNNNNNNNNNNNNNNNNNNNNNNNNNNNNNNNNNNNNNNNNNNNNNNNNNNNNNNNNNNNNNNNNNNNNNNNNNNNNNNNNNNNNNNNNNNNNNNNNNNNNNNNNNNNNNNNNNNNNNNNNNNNNNNNNNNNNNNNNNNNNNNNNNNNNNNNNNNNNNNNNNNNNNNNNNNNNNNNNNNNNNNNNNNNNNNNNNNNNNNNNNNNNNNNNNNNNNNNNNNNNNNNNNNNNNNNNNNNNNNNNNNNNNNNNNNNNNNNNNNNNNNNNNNNNNNNNNNNNNNNNNNNNNNNNNNNNNNNNNNNNNNNNNNNNNNNNNNNNNNNNNNNNNNNNNNNNNNNNNNNNNNNNNNNNNNNNNNNNNNNNNNNNNNNNNNNNNNNNNNNNNNNNNNNNNNNNNNNNNNNNNNNNNNNNNNNNNNNNNNNNNNNNNNNNNNNNNNNNNNNNNNNNNNNNNNNNNNNNNNNNNNNNNNNNNNNNNNNNNNNNNNNNNNNNNNNNNNNNNNNNNNNNNNNNNNNNNNNNNNNNNNNNNNNNNNNNNNNNNNNNNNNNNNNNNNNNNNNNNNNNNNNNNNNNNNNNNNNNNNNNNNNNNNNNNNNNNNNNNNNNNNNNNNNNNNNNNNNNNNNNNNNNNNNNNNNNNNNNNNNNNNNNNNNNNNNNNNNNNNNNNNNNNNNNNNNNNNNNNNNNNNNNNNNNNNNNNNNNNNNNNNNNNNNNNNNNNNNNNNNNNNNNNNNNNNNNNNNNNNNNNNNNNNNNNNNNNNNNNNNNNNNNNNNNNNNNNNNNNNNNNNNNNNNNNNNNNNNNNNNNNNNNNNNNNNNNNNNNNNNNNNNNNNNNNNNNNNNNNNNNNNNNNNNNNNNNNNNNNNNNNNNNNNNNNNNNNNNNNNNNNNNNNNNNNNNNNNNNNNNNNNNNNNNNNNNNNNNNNNNNNNNNNNNNNNNNNNNNNNNNNNNNNNNNNNNNNNNNNNNNNNNNNNNNNNNNNNNNNNNNNNNNNNNNNNNNNNNNNNNNNNNNNNNNNNNNNNNNNNNNNNNNNNNNNNNNNNNNNNNNNNNNNNNNNNNNNNNNNNNNNNNNNNNNNNNNNNNNNNNNNNNNNNNNNNNNNNNNNNNNNNNNNNNNNNNNNNNNNNNNNNNNNNNNNNNNNNNNNNNNNNNNNNNNNNNNNNNNNNNNNNNNNNNNNNNNNNNNNNNNNNNNNNNNNNNNNNNNNNNNNNNNNNNNNNNNNNNNNNNNNNNNNNNNNNNNNNNNNNNNNNNNNNNNNNNNNNNNNNNNNNNNNNNNNNNNNNNNNNNNNNNNNNNNNNNNNNNNNNNNNNNNNNNNNNNNNNNNNNNNNNNNNNNNNNNNNNNNNNNNNNNNNNNNNNNNNNNNNNNNNNNNNNNNNNNNNNNNNNNNNNNNNNNNNNNNNNNNNNNNNNNNNNNNNNNNNNNNNNNNNNNNNNNNNNNNNNNGCTAATGATGCTTAGAAAACTCATAGGCAAGCCCAGTTGGCTGCGCATACTACCTGCAGTGGAGGCCAAGGAAACCCCAAATTCTCCTAAAGTTAAATATGGTTATATTTCTATGTAATTGTGGAAGAGAGTGCTTTAATCCACAAAAGTCACTTATACATAGTTAGCATGAATGGCATAACTGACCTGAAATCTCTAATGATCAAAAGATTTCTGGTGTTCAGTCCAATAAATTCTCTGATGCCAAATTAAAAGATtcggttaattttttttcattcatgatcTACGACATTTAAGGGGATAAGATCATGAAATTCATACTATGGATTTATCTCTGATGTGTACTAGTCTCTCGATTATGGTCCTCCCTCAATTACATCGAGGGTGTTGATGGCCCATTCCCCAAGGCATACTTtgtaaaataaatagtttttccTAGATTAACAGCTAAATTTAAGCCTTGGTTTAAGTGGAAGGTAGATAGGACACTCCACCCGCATATGACAATTAGAAAGTGTGAAACTCCAATACAGTTGATGCTAGGATATGCTCATATTCATGAGGGAATTTGTAATGATATCccaatttccccatttttcaacAAATGATTAACTAACTTTATGGAAATTTTGCCTGCTTTGACCTCACACCATCATGAATGTACCCCCTTATATATGAGCTCATTTATCTGCAAAAATTATCTGTCCCCTTGGATAATGCTTTGACAATCTTTAACCATGAAGTAGGCCATATATCAGTCGGGTATACAAACTCACATACTTTATCAGTCCATTAAAACTGTTTACCATCCATTGCCNNNNNNNNNNNNNNNNNNNNNNNNNNNNNNNNNNNNNNNNNNNNNNNNNNNNNNNNNNNNNNNNNNNNNNNNNNNNNNNNNNNNNNNNNNNNNNNNNNNNNNNNNNNNNNNNNNNNNNNNNNNNNNNNNNNNNNNNNNNNNNNNNNNNNNNNNNNNNNNNNNNNNNNNNNNNNNNNNNNNNNNNNNNNNNNNNNNNNNNNNNNNNNNNNNNNNNNNNNNNNNNNNNNNNNNNNNNNNNNNNNNNNNNNNNNNNNNNNNNNNNNNNNNNNNNNNNNNNNNNNNNNNNNNNNNNNNNNNNNNNNNNNNNNNNNNNNNNNNNNNNNNNNNNNNNNNNNNNNNNNNNNNNNNNNNNNNNNNNNNNNNNNNNNNNNNNNNNNNNNNNNNNNNNNNNNNNNNNNNNNNNNNNNNNNNNNNNNNNNNNNNNNNNNNCAGAAACTTACATTGAACATGACTTTTCCCAGAGCCTTTTGGTTAACAATTTCATTAGTGTTGGTAATTCCTGAGCTTTCCTTAACCCCCTCCTTTAAATTGGTGGGCCTTGTGGATCTGGCCTTAGGCTTCTTTCAGTAAACTCTGCCCGGTGTGTGCCTGTATGCCAAGCCCCCCATTAATGCTTTCCTCACCTCCTTGgtcaaattttttcatgacaatAAATCACATCAACTGGATCCCAACAATTACTATACAGCTAATTCAACCTCTTTCTGGTTAGGTGATAATTATCTTAACTTTCGATGATGCTTCTGNNNNNNNNNNNNNNNNNNNNNNNNNNNNNNNNNNNNNNTAGCATTCTCCTTTAATCAGACTACTTAGAAAAATACGTTCCAACAAAATACAAGATACTACAACTCATCCTTTTATGTCTTCTTGCTGCTCTCCGAGCCTGAATTCAAACGCCACTTGCTGTTTAACCTCCTCGACCCACTGCTCTAAATCAGCTCTCTTCTTGCTTATTTCCTCACATACTCTCTTAGGTTTTGGCTCCGGTAAAAATATGCAacataaaaggaataaaactaTTATCTGTAATTCATAACACATCACTGTTTGTGCATTATTTAACAAGATTCCTAGCTCAGCCATTCTTATATCTAATTATGCGGATAAGACATAGGTCATGACACTATTTACCAAcacagaaacaaaataataatgactttcTTTCCTGCATACCCCTTCATTACTTATACTCACCTCCTCTTAACGCAGCAGCATTACTAGCCTGCAACATTTTCTGACGGGTCTTACTATCTTTTGTTGTAGACTGAATCTTCTTAGTAAGTTCCTCGGGGAGGACACTTTCAGCCTCGTCAGTGTCATTCTGTATTCAGGTCATCTGTTGAACGCTTCATAGCTTCTTTCAAGCTCACCAAGACGGGTAAGTTTCTGCCTCATCTTCTATCAAACTAATGGTGGAAGCTCGTATTTTAGACATGTAAAGGAATAAGCATAAAAAGGTAAAATTNNNNNNNNNNNNNNNNNNNNNNNNNNNNNNNNNNNNNNNNNNNNNNNNNNNNNNNNNNNNNNNNNNNNNNNNNNNNNNNNNNNNNNNNNNNNNNNNNNNNNNNNNNNNNNNNNNNNNAAACATACTTTTCAATCCTTCATCATTCTTTTCAACAATAATTAGTATAAATTAATTTCCAATtgaccttctcttctctcttcttcgcaTTCAGTTCCACCAAATCTTCTGGCTGCTTCTTTCCGTCGTTCCCCTCTGCTGCTCCACTGATACCGTGCTGATTGGTGCTGCTACGTAAGGAAGTTGATTCTTCTCACAACTTTTAAAAGTAATTGACATCAGACCAATTTGCAATTTCAGGCATGTAGTCCTCTGAAAATGTACATGTGAGTGTGAAGAATCTcctaagggaaaagaaaaagatatttagaTTTGGAATACATGAAGACAAGACTTGaagatgatatttattttttaatataactttatgcaagaaggTTAAAGTTTGCAGAGACAACAAATGatgagaaattatataaaatataaaaggagtAATACAAGCTTTACTGAAGTAAGGCATAACTACTTTCCCATTGTGGCAAGTATCCCTACCGNNNNNNNNNNNNNNNNNNNNNNNNNNNNNNNNNNNNNNCCTgatgacaaaaagaaagaaatcggaTGACTAATACTGGAGCATGAAGGGCCCATACTATGTACACTCAGAAATACTAATTTCTCCCTTATCCAGTACCTGGAGTTTCAGCCAGTGAAAACCTGCAAACCAAACAACCTACAGCCATCACCTTTACCCAAACCCATGTGAAGTATTGGGGGATATTTCTGCAGGGATAAACCCTCCCTTTTCATCACTGTTAGCAACTCCAGCCAACAAAGCAGGGAGCAATCATATTTCGATGATACATAGTTTTCATGCAGACATGCNNNNNNNNNNNNNNNNNNNNNNNNNNNNNNNCTCAGAGGAAACACAACTTAGCAAAACATTCATCAGTTTTAACCTCAGCCCTGGAGAGAGTAACAGCATTCAGGTGTTGTGGGAACTAAGCTGTAGCCCAAAGCCACAGAAATTTGGTGAGGTGAAGCCCCCCCATTCGTATCCTTCTGGTGTTCATGGGCTCAGCAAAGCCATCCAACTGGGGTTACATGTGTTGTGTAATTGCCAATGTTGACAAGTAACCCATCTGGCCTTTTTAGGTTGTTCCTGTGGTAACTTAGCATTCCATCGACACAGTAAAATATGCTTGGCACACCATAGCATCAATGCAACTCCGACATCACTGTAAGAATCAAACGAAATGCATCTGAATGGAAAATGATTAAAAAGGAAATCAAGTAAACactaaaataaatttcaaattgGCACTTATACTTATACCCTTTACTATGAAGAATAAGCAGTCTAAACATAAGTGAACACGTGATTgagcgtgagagtgagtgacTGTGGGCTAATGNNNNNNNNNNNNNNNNNNNNNNNNNNNNNNNNNNNNNNNNNNCAGTAACATATGCTTGATACAGTGGGATAGCAAGAGGGTGAACATGGGTGGATCACTTATCATGAGGTCAAGTCTCAAAGTGATGCCTTTTCAACAAGCTCNNNNNNNNNNNNNNNNNNNNNNNNNNNNNNNNNNNNNNNNNNNNNNNNNNNNNNNNNNNNNNNNNNNNNNNNNNNNNNNNNNNNNNNNNNNNNNNNNNNNNNNNNNNNNNNNNNNNNNNNNNNNNNNNNNNNNNNNNNNNNNNNNNNNNNNNNNNNNNNNNNNNNNNNNNNNNNNNNNNNNNNNNNNNNNNNNNNNNNNNNNNNNNNNNNNNNNNNNNNNNNNNNNNNNNNNNNNNNNNNNNNNNNNNNNNNNNNNNNNNNNNNNNNNNNNNNNNNNNNNNNNNNNNNNNNNNNNNNNNNNNNNNNNNNNNNNNNNNNNNNNNNNNNNNNNNNNNNNNNNNNNNNNNNNNNNNNNNNNNNNNNNNNNNNNNNNNNNNNNNNNNNNNNNNNNNNNNNNNNNNNNNNNNNNNNNNNNNNNNNNNNNNNNNNNNNNNNNNNNNNNNNNNNNNNNNNNNNNNNNNNNNNNNNNNNNNNNNNNNNNNNNNNNNNNNNNNNNNNNNNNNNNNNNNNNNNNNNNNNNNNNNNNNNNNNNCTTGTTGAAAAGTGGATTatgataaaacatatatgaatgaaGCCTATGCTTTTTTGACACTGCATCACCTTTACACTTACATAACAAATAATCaactatatttattatgttttgagATTTATGAGTTAACTATACTGTATTTTGATttgaaatacaataaaataattaacaatgtCCTTCCTTGAAAACTGCAGCTTGTTTGTGTTTTGGCATTAAATACAAACTCATTTGCAATCAAATGAGATAAATGTCAGACTGCTTCCAACAACTGTAAGATATTTCCTTATCAGCAATACTTACACTGTCTTGAGTAATTAGGATTGCAAAATGCTTCAGTCAAGACAATTGGGTGATCCACTTGCTGTGTGTCGATGCCCAAGTGTGCGNNNNNNNNNNNNNNNNNNNNNNNNNNNNNNNNNNNNNNNNNNNNNNNNNNNNNNNNNNNNNNNNNNNNNNNNNNNNNNNNNNNNNNNNNNNNNNNNNNNNTGTAATTGACAAAAAATAgtagttattatttgttatgtaaGTGTAAAGGTGATGCAGTGTCAAAAAAGCATAGGCttcattcatatatgttttatcatAATCCACTTTTCAACAAGNNNNNNNNNNNNNNNNNNNNNNNNNNNNNNNNNNNNNNNNNNNNNNNNNNNNNNNNNNNNNNNNNNNNNNNNNNNNNNNNNNNNNNNNNNNNNNNNNNNNNNNNNNNNNNNNNNNNNNNNNNNNNNNNNNNNNNNNNNNNNNNNNNNNNNNNNNNNNNNNNNNNNNNNNNNNNNNNNNNNNNNNNNNNNNNNNNNNNNNNNNNNNNNNNNNNNNNNNNNNNNNNNNNNNNNNNNNNNNNNNNNNNNNNNNNNNNNNNNNNNNNNNNNNNNNNNNNNNNNNNNNNNNNNNNNNNNNNNNNNNNNNNNNNNNNNNNNNNNNNNNNNNNNNNNNNNNNNNNNNNNNNNNNNNNNNNNNNNNNNNNNNNNNNNNNNNNNNNNNNNNNNNNNNNNNNNNNNNNNNNNNNNNNNNNNNNNNNNNNNNNNNNNNNNNNNNNNNNNNNNNNNNNNNNNNNNNNNNNNNNNNNNNNNNNNNNNNNNNNNNNNNNNNNNNNNNNNNNNNNNNNNNNNNNNNNNNNNNNNNNNNNNNNNNNNNNNGAGCTTGTTGAAAAGGCATCACTTTTGAGACTTGACCTCATGATAAGTGATCCACCCATGTTCACCCTCTTGCTATCCCACTGTATCAAGCATATGTTACTGNNNNNNNNNNNNNNNNNNNNNNNNNNNNNNNNNNNNNNNNNCATTAGCCCACAgtcactcactctcacgctcAATCACGTGTTCACTTATGTTTAGACTGCTTATTCTTCATAGTAAAGGATATAAGTATAAGTGCCAATTTGAAATTTAGTTTAGTGTTTActtgatttccttttttaatcattttcattcaGATGCATTTCTGTTTGATTCTTACAGTGATGTCGGAGTTGCTATTTGAGTGCTATGGTGTGCCAAGCATATCTTACTGTGTCGATGGAATGCTAAGTTACCACAGGAACAACCTAAACAGGCCAGATGGGTTACTTGTCAACATTGGCAATTACACAACACATGTAACCCCAGTTTTGGATGGCTTTGCTGATGCCATGAACACCAGAAGGATACGAATGGGGGGGCTTCACCTCACCAAATTTCTGTGGCGTTGGCTACAGCTTAGATTCCCACAACACCTGAATGCTGTTACTCTCTCCAGGGCTGAGGTAAAAACTGATGAATGATTTGCTAAGTTTGTGTTTCCTCTGAGNNNNNNNNNNNNNNNNNNNNNNNNNNNNNNNGCATGTCTGCATGAAAACTATGTATCATCAGAAATACTGATTGCTCCCTGCTTTGTTGGCTGGAGTTGCTAACAGTGATGACAAGGATGGTTATCCACTGCAGAAATATCCACCAATACCTTCACATGGGTTTGGGTAAAGGTGATGGCTGTAGGTTGTTTGGTTTGCAGGTTTTCACTGGCTGAAACTCCAGGTACTGGATAAGGGAGAAATTAGTATTTCTGAGTGTACATAGTATGGGCCTTCATGCTCACAGTATTAGTCAtccgatttctttctttttgtcatcAGGNNNNNNNNNNNNNNNNNNNNNNNNNNNNNNNNNNNNNNCGGTAGGGATACTTGCCACAATGGGAAAGTAGTTATGTCTTACTTCAGTAAAGCTTGTATTactccttttatattttatataatttctcatCATTTGTTGTCTCTGCAAACTTTAAccttcttgcataaagttatattaaaaaataagtatcatcttCAAGTCTTGTCTTCATGTATTCCAAAtctaaatatctttttcttttcccttaggAGATTCTTCACACTCACATGTACATTGCAGAGGACTACATGCCTGAAATTGCAAATTGGTCTGATGTCAATTACTTTGAAAAGTTTGTGAGAAGAATCCAACTTCCTTACGTAGCAGCACCAATCAGCACGGTATCAGTGGAGCAGCAGAGAGAACGACGGAAAGAAGCAGCCAGAAGATTGGTGGAACTGAAtgcgaagaagagagaagagaaggtaaatTGGAAATTAATTTATACTACATTTATTGTTGAAAAGAATGATGAAGGATTAAAAGTATGTTTNNNNNNNNNNNNNNNNNNNNNNNNNNNNNNNNNNNNNNNNNNNNNNNNNNNNNNNNNNNNNNNNNNNNNNNNNNNNNNNNNNNNNNNNNNNNactttcattctttttctctttctttttttctactctttcctctcattttacctttttcattcttcttcctttctacaTGTCTAAAATACGTAGCTTCCCCCATTAGTTGATAGAAGATGAGGCAGAACTTACACGTCTGGTGGAGCTTGAAGAAGCTATGGAAGAGTTCACACCAGATGAACCTGAATACCAGCATGCACTTGAGGAGGCTGAAGTGTCCTCCCCCGAGGAACTTACTAAGAAGATCTCAGTCCTACAACAAAAGATAGATAAGACCCGTCAGAAAATGTTGCAGGCTAGTAATGCTGCTGCCGTTGAAGAGGAGGTGAGTATAAGTAATGAAGTGGTATGCATGGAAAGaaagtcattattttattttgtttctgtgttGGTAAATAGTGTCATGATCCTATGTTTTATCCTGCATAATTAGATATAAGAATGGCTGAGCTTAGAATTCTTGTTAAATAATGCACAAACAGTGATGTGTTATGAATTACAGATAAtagttttattccttttatgtTGCATATTTTACCAGGAGCCAAAACCTAAGAGAGTATGTGAGGAAATAAGTCCAAAGAAGAGAGCTGATTTAGAGCAGTGGGTCGAGGAGGTTAAACAGCAGTGGCGTGAAATTCAGGCTCGGAGAGCAGCAAGAAGACATAAAAGGTATGAGTTGTAGTACTCTTGTATTTTGTTAGAACTTTATTTTTCTAAGTAGTCTGATTAAAGGAGACTGCNNNNNNNNNNNNNNNNNNNNNNNNNNNNNNNNNNNNNNNNNCATAGCATCATCGAAAGTTAAGATAATTTACCTAACAGAAAGAggttgaattatatgtatattaatctgTTGGATCCAGGTGATGTAGATTTattgtcatgaaaaaatttgacCAAGGAGGTGAGAAGCAGTAATGGGGGGCTTGGCATACAGGCCACACACCTGGCAGAGTTACTGAAAGAAGCCTAAGGCCAGATCCACAAGGCCCCCCAATTTAAAGGAGGGGTTAAGAAAAGCTCAGGAATTACCAACACTTAATGAAATTTGTTTAACCCAAAAGGCTCTNNNNNNNNNNNNNNNNNNNNNNNNNNNNNNNNNNNNNNNNNNNNNNNNNNNNNNNNNNNNNNNNNNNNNNNNNNNNNNNNNNNNNNNNNNNNNNNNNNNNNNNNNNNNNNNNNNNNNNNNNNNNNNNNNNNNNNNNNNNNNNNNNNNNNNNNNNNNNNNNNNNNNNNNNNNNNNNNNNNNNNNNNNNNNNNNNNNNNNNNNNNNNNNNNNNNNNNNNNNNNNNNNNNNNNNNNNNNNNNNNNNNNNNNNNNNNNNNNNNNNNNNNNNNNNNNNNNNNNNNNNNNNNNNNNNNNNNNNNNNNNNNNNNNNNNNNNNNN from Penaeus monodon isolate SGIC_2016 chromosome 21, NSTDA_Pmon_1, whole genome shotgun sequence carries:
- the LOC119586661 gene encoding actin-related protein 5-like (The sequence of the model RefSeq protein was modified relative to this genomic sequence to represent the inferred CDS: added 439 bases not found in genome assembly), producing the protein MEVEEKAENIFELKDARSVQDPIHEYGPTYKGVPLIIDNGSYNCRVGWATDQEPRIVFRNCYAKHRKDRGKKLAAEIEVLVANDISNIEAVRFQLKSPHDENIVTHYEAQETMFDYTFAHLGIDTQQVDHPIVLTEAFCNPNYSRQLMSELLFECYGVPSISYCVDGMLSYHRNNLNRPDGLLVNIGNYTTHVTPVLDGFADAMNTRRIRMGGLHLTKFLWRWLQLRFPQHLNAVTLSRAEEILHTHMYIAEDYMPEIANWSDVNYFEKFVRRIQLPYVAAPISTVSVEQQRERRKEAARRLVELNAKKREEKLIEDEAELTRLVELEEAMEEFTPDEPEYQHALEEAEVSSPEELTKKISVLQQKIDKTRQKMLQASNAAAVEEEEPKPKRVCEEISPKKRADLEQWVEEVKQQWREIQARRAARRHKRYEL